AAGGGGTTATCCTTGAAATCGGGATACTTCTCGATATAAGCCGAATCCGCTTCAATAGCTTCCTTCCAGCGTCCCAGGGATGTCAGAGAAGACGCCAGATAGAATAACGACTGCTGAGTGTAACTGCCGTTATCCGGATACTTCTTGATGAATTCTTCAAACAGGGGAACGGCCTCCTTATACTTCTTCAACTGGAAGTAGGCCACAGGTTCGCAATAACTGGCAAGAATATAGAATTTACCCGTCGGATCATCGGCATTAAGTTCCTTGACCTTGACAGCCTGTTGGATACATTCGTCGTATTTGCCTTCCTTGAGGAGTTTTTCAAGGGACATTGTATTGAGTACTTTAGCATACTTGGAATTAGGGAATTCCTTGATATGCTGTTCCACCAGCTCGGAAGCTCTCTTGACATCGCCAAGCGTCCAGGTGGTCATAGCCAACTGGTAAAGATTAGTCTCACGCTCTTTAAGCATGGGATACTGTTCTTCAAGAATCTTGTAAATGGCATTGGCGGCACGCACCGAACCATAGTTCAAATACGAGGAAGCAAGCCCCATCAAGGCATAACCGTCCAAGACAACCTTCTGATCGGCCAGCTTGTCGTACGTCTTGGTAACCGCATCAAGCGTCTTCTGGCTATATATCGTGGCCGTATCGGCTATGCCTCCACGTTCCTTGAACGGTTCGATCCTCTTGGAAATAGCGGCTACATCCGCCTTCACGTCGCCCATGTTCGGGACAAATCCGTACAAATCCAAGGCAAGGCGAGCATAGGCCAAAGCCAGATCGGCCTTCCCTGCATCCTGGGCATCCCCCATGCGGACGGCGGCACTGGAAGCGAGTTTCAACAACTCGGGTCCATAGGGAGCAACACGAGCTGCTCCCATATTAATAATGGAAGGATACTCATTCAGGAAATCAACTACAGGCTGGGGATTCTCTTGATCGATCCCGGCACGAACCATGGTCAGGAACGCGTTGACGAGATAATCGTCGGAAATCCCCTGTCCCCTGTAACGATTGACAACGCATTTGGATACCGCGTCAATCCCCTTCTCGAATGAAGGCTTGGATCCCAGAAAATAGCACTGGGCCATAATGCTGAATATCTGACCGGCGTTTACCCTGGCATCCATCCCGGTATTGCGGCGTTCCTTCAGGAATTTTTCCAGAGTTACAATGGCTTCGTCATACTTTTTAGCCAAAAACTGACATTCACCCATTCTGTACAGGGAAACGCGAAGGAATTCGTTTTTGTCCCCGGGAAACTTGGTATAGCAATCCGTAAAAGCCTGGATAGCCTTGTCATATTCCTTCATTTTCATCAGGCAAATGCCCTTCTGGAAGTAGAACCAGCCGAATTCGTCCCCGAATCCGAGCGATTTGGCACGAGGACCATACGTTTCCAGGCACTTGTCAATAGGTACAAGAGCGGCCTGCCATTGTCCCTTTTTCATAGCTTCAATGGCATCTTTCTGATATGTGGGAGGGCCGCCGCCCTGTGCCATTGCAGACTCCGTCAGCGTCATCCCCATCAAAGCAAGGGTAAGCGCTGAAAGCGTTGAAATGTATTTCGATCTCTTCATGGTTTTTTAAGTCACTATTAGTATGAGGCAGGAGAAGGAAGGAGGTCAAGCGCCATCTGGGAAATACGATGCCACAACCTGCCATCCGTGGATCCTGAAAAAATTCTTTTCCGAATTGTCAGTCCGGAGCGAGTTGACAAACTGCGGGTTCCTCGCAACACCCGCTTAAATGGGGAGGCGGCCCCGGCACGGTATCCAGCACGCACTCGCATACATACTTTCATCCGAGGCCCGGGCCGCCAGCCTTGTTGGATTTTATTGTTGGAAACGGTCTCTTATTTATCTTCCGGCACGTTCGTCAAAGCGACGGACTTGATACCGGCTTTGGAAAGAGCGTTCAGGACGTCAATCACGCGTTGGTGCTTGCCGCCATTTTCAACAAACAACTGGACAACAGGCTTGGAGCCGACAGCTTCGGCCGCTTGCTTGAGGTTCGTCAGGGAATCGACAAGAGTCGGCAACTCATGGTTATCCGGATCGGAATCAACAATCACCTGGGAGTCCTGCTTGCCCCAGTAGATCACGCCGTTGTTGTCAACGCGCACCAAGCCCGGTTCAACAGCATTCGGTGTTGTCGATACAGAGTTCGTGTTGCCCGGCATGCTCATATCGAGTTTGCGTTCCTGAACAATCGACGTAGCAACGATGAAGTAAATCAACAGAAGGAAGCAACAGTCGATCAGGGACGAAATATCCATCTTGGGATCTTCATCCTCGGCTGGCTCCATCTTTTTGTGTCTGGCCATCTTGTGTATTTAAACTGGTTAGTGGTAAGTCTGCCTGGAAAACATTATCTCAATTATGGGTCGGCAATACACCGAACACAATGTCGGAAATACCTTCCGTACCTGCTACGCGGATAATCGTCCGGGCATTCTTGAACAAAGAGACCTTGTCGCCGCGAAGATAAATCTTCAACGGATAATTGTCCTTTTTGAACAATTCCGCTTTCCCGTGAATATATTCGCGAACATCTCCTTCAGTCGGAAGAGCCTTGCCGGAATCGTCGCCCCAAAGAATGTCGCTTGACATGCCATCCGGGCGGCTTTCACCGTAAACGTTAATGACGATACAACCATTGGCGGATTTCAACTCGCCGGAATTGGATGCAACCGGCACGGAAACGGCCTTGTCACGTTTGACGGTAATGGCGGTAGCGTTTACGACGAAGAAAATGAGAAGAAGGAACACCATGTCAATCATGGGAGACATGTCCATCTGGCCATCCTCTTCGGGAGGCTGCATCATTCCTTTCAGTTTACTCATATAAATCTTCTAGAATTTTAGAGTTCTTGCAGCTCTGCTCTCTTACAAACAGAGCTGCCCCTCGAAAACGAGCCCTTGCTGGCTTAGGCCAAACCTTCCGGGATACGGGCCAGCTGAGCTTCAGCATTAACCACGTTGATGGAGGTGTTGACCATTTCCTGAACGGTACCGACGCATTCGGCAACATTACTGTTGGCGATGTTCTTCTGGAAGAAGAAGAAGGGCGTCGCAATAATAGCGTTGATCAAGCCCCAGAAGGTCGTCAACAGAGCCACGGAAATGGAACCGGCCAACTGGGTGGGGTCTGCCTGACCGGTTGCAGCCAGCACGCCGAAAGCTTCAACCATGCCCTGCACCGTACCGAACAAACCGAGCATTGGGGAAATCTGGGCACAAAGAGAAAGCATGTTGATCCACTTGAAAAGGGAACGACTCTCATTGGCGGTAAAGTCGGCGATAGCGTCTTCTACGGCGTCACGTCCCAGATCTTCCGGACGAGTAGCGTCCACATTAGGCAGAGCATAGGCAACCAGGCGACCCAGATAGGTGGGACTGCCGGCAGCTACTTCGATCGCGGAACGCACTCGGCATTCGGCCATCAACTGAAGCAGGGTCGTCTTCAAATCTTCAGGACAGAACTTGTCCTTGCGAAGAGCGATAATGTTATAAACGGCCAGGAAAAGAATGGCCGCCAGCATGAGAATGATCGGAATCATGGTCCAGCCCCCGTCGACAATCCACTTGTCGAGCATGTTCTTCTCCACAACTCCGCCCGTAGCAGCCTCTTCGGCGGCATCCTGAGCAAAAGCTGACATTGAGAAAGACGCGAGAGCCACAGAGGTGAAGGCGGCAACACGATAACCCATCGTAAAGAGGTGCTTCATAGTATTGGAATCTTGTTAATTCGAAAGATAGGTAAGTATTTAGCCTTTCTTCCCCCCGTCTGGCAAGCTTCGAATTCACAAGGGGGTAGATTTTTCCAAGAAAAGATTATCCATTCAATTCCAGCCGCCGGCACACAGGACAGGGGGGACGGCATCCGCGGGCCGGACAAAAACTTCTGCCATACAGCACCATCTGCAGATGCAATCTACCCCATTTCTCCTTCGGATAGAGCTTTTTGAGATCGCTTTCGACTTTTTCCACTGTGCCGCCCTTGCTCAATCCCCATCGGCGAGCAAGACGAAAAATGTGGGTATCCACAGGAAAAGCCGGAATGTGAAACGCTTGCTCCATCACCACCGAGGCCGTTTTATGTCCTACTCCCGGCAGGCTTTCCAAAGCCTCGAAACTGTCGGGGACATTTCCTCCGTATTGTTCGACCAGAATCTTACTCAGCTCGACAATCGAATTGGCCTTACGATCGGAGAGACCGCACGAACGTATGATTTCCCGTACGGTTTCAGGAGACTGACGCGCCATATCATACGGATTGCCGGCCAGGGCAAACAATTCGGGGGTTACAAGATTGACCCTGGCATCCGTGCATTGGGCGGATAACAAGACGGCCACCAGAAGCGTATAAGGATCCCTGTGCTTCAGTGGGATTTGAGGGTCGGGAACCGATAGTTCCAGTTCTTCTTCAACAATGCGGGCGCGGTCTTTCTTGTTCATGGGAAATGAAAAACGGGAGAAGATCTCCTTCTCCCGTTAAAATTGTGCATCGTACCGGCAACGGAACACCGTCCGTCACTCCGTTACTCGGCCTTCGCGTACAATCCCCGGGCATTCCTTTGCTGCAAGGCCGCATACATGCTTCTGCAATGACGGTATCCCCTGCGCTTGGCCAGTACTTCCATGCTGGATTCGGGGCTGCCCCACTGTACAACGGTGATCTCGACATAGCGGCGACCCCACTTTTTCATCAAAGACTTGCTAGGCTGGTAAATATCAATCGTACCGGTTCCGACGAGAGCACTGCCGTAATCATCGACAACGTACAGATAAGGCTGTCCTTTGACTCGGAACTTTGTGCCAAGAGGATAGACGGACCAGTCGGCAGCAGCGCTACGCACACTCGACGTATATTTCAAGGACGTCCCGACGGCATTACGCGGGCCATAGGCTACGTGATCGCGTTCGGAATGCGTATAAGCAGTCGTCCGTACCACGCGAGTTCTCTGGTTCGGATGGTAGTAGGGCATCTTGTGACGATCAGCCCCCATCTTGGGGTACTTGGAAGAAGGCTTGGCCGAAGGGCTGGGAGCAAGAGGTTCCACAAACCCCTTATCCACGTTCCCGGACTTGGCAAACATCATACCGGAATCACTGGAACTGAACAGCCCCACCCCAGACGTGGAAGAACAACTTGTAAGAAGACAGGTAGCACACGCTGTCACGCAGAAGAGAATTTTTTCTATCAGACTCATGAGATCGAATGTTTCCCGAAGCATCGCATTAGCAACCGACATCCGGGGGGGATCATATAGGTTTGCAGCCGGTCTCCGCCGGCAACATTGCGCTACTTCTACGTCATCGAGCTCCACTCGGCAATCTTTTTTTCTCCTACTGATACGATTCAATGTCCAAAATTCTTTCAATAGTTATTTTTTACCGATAAAGTTGCAATCTCCTTTTTGTATTCGTAGAATGCGTTTGCTTCCATGGCCTCTACTTTTCCAGATCTTGTCGTCAGCTATCTGAAATCCCTTGAAAACAGGGGGATCGTCCAAATCCCGATCGACGACGAAGCCCGTTCCGTCTTAAGGAAATGGGTCATTTCCGCGCGTGCGGCGAAAGCTTCGATCTCTCCAACTCCGGCCAAGCTTCCCCCCAGGCCAATTCCGGATCCCCCCCCTTCATCAAACGAAGCAAACGACGAATTATCCGATACATCCCGGAACACCATTTCATCTCTGCGAGCTCTTCTTACGGAAACACCGCAAGAAATGCCTGAGGAAAATAATCAACCGAACTTAACTATCCCCGAATTGGCAGGTAATTCTCTGGAAGAAAATCTGACCGCGCTCAGATTAATTGCCGAACGATGGCAACCAGCGAGAATACTGGGAACACTCAGGGAAACCATGGTCTTCGCCACGGGCAATCCTCACACGGATCTCATGTTGATCGGAGAAGCTCCCGGATTTCAGGAAGAACGTCTTCGGGAACCTTTTGTCGGACCGGCCGGAGAAAAACTCAATGCTATCCTAAAAGCCATGGGGCGGTCCCGTGATTCCATTTATATCAGCAATATCGTCAAATTCAGACCATCCCTGCCTCACCAGACCACCAATAACAGAGCCCCCAACGAGCGGGAAATCGCCTACTGCCTTCCGATCATTGCCAAAGAAATCGAATTGATCCGCCCCAAAGTCATCGTCGCCCTCGGCGCAACGGCAGCCAAAGGCCTACTCGGAACAACTTCTCCGCTTTCCACCCTCCGTGGGCGTTTCCATGACTTCCGCGGCGTTCCTGTCCGGGTTACCTACCATCCCAGTTACCTGCTCAGAAACGAAGAACTCTCGGAACGTCGCAAAGTGTGGGAGGACATGCTGGCCGTCATGGAACTGCTGGGAATGCCCATCTCCGACAAGCAGAGAGAATATTTCCGTCCCAAACAACACTGATTTCCTCCAGTCATGGATTATCTCGACACTCTTCTGGAACATCACAAAATTCGTCTTAAAAAACTGCTTCCTCTGGAAGGGAAGCTCCGTGCCGCCGCTATCCTGCGCAATGAGTACGCTGGATTCAAAACAGCTGTCGACCTTGGAGAAGACAGGCTTTCCGTCGTCGCACAGCTTGCCCGTACTCTTCCAAAGTCCGATGCCGGCACCGGGAGCGAACCAATCCAGACAGTGGCAGGAAGAATGTTTGAAGGAGGTATACAGGGTATTTCCATCGTAACGGAAAGTACGTTGTTCGACGGCAGCCTAGTCGACCTCTCCACTATTTCCCGCATCAGCCCGGTTCCGGTACTGGCCCGCGGAATCTGGACACATCCGGCGGAAATCTGCCAGGCGATCGTCAGTGGAGCGGATGCCGTCAACCTCGTAGCCGGAGCACTCGGACAAACCGATCTCCGCGACTTATATTCCCTGGCGACCGGACTCGGCCTGGACGCCATGGTGGAAGTCCACTCCTTGGAAGATGTAGAACAAGCCCTGGACCTGAACGCCGACCTGATCTGCATCAATCATCGGAATCTCCACACATGGGAAACCGATCCCGACCTCACCGAATTCCTGATTGACGAGTTTCCCTCCTCGACGGTCGTCCTGGCTACCGGAGGCATCGGCACCGTCGAAGATGCCAGGCGTCTCCTGGAAGCCGGTTGCAATGGAGTCATCATTGGAGAAACCCTGATGCGTCAAAACATTCCTCAGGATCTCATCGCCGCCATCCGCAACGTACGTCTTTCCAGTGCTGAAAGTACAGACGGGAACTAACGGCTTGACATGGCTGAATAATCAGATCAAAAGACTTGGGAATTAATTGATCTTTCCTATGTCTTTTCTTCAAAAATTATTGCCTCTCTGCATACTCGGAGCTGCTATTCCCGCCATGCCGGCCATGGGGCGAGCACCTTTGGACAAGCCAAATGTTGTCATTGTCTATCTGGACGATTCCGGGTACGGCGATTTCGAATTTACCGGCAACAAGAACGTCAAAACACCCCATCTGAACAAGATGAAGGACGAGGGTCTCTTCATGAGCCATTTTTACAGCGGTTCCCCCGCCTGCACGGCCAGCCGCTATGCATTGATGACGGGTAAAAGTCCGGCGCGCTCAGGCTTCAAACGCTGGGTCATCACTCCCCAGGATGCCGAATACATCAAACCCGAAGAACAAACCGTGCCCGAAACCATGAAACAGGCAGGCTACGTCACGGGAATGATTGGCAAATGGCATCTGGGCGTTACGAACAAGGCCAACGGTATGGATACCAAGTCCCTGCCATGCGCTCACGGGTTCGACACCTACATCGGCATCCCCTACTCCAATGACATGACGCCGACCCCACTTATCCAGCAACCGGGAGACTCCAAGGCATATCCTTCGGCCAAGGTTCTGGAAAACCCCGTCGAACAAGACAAACTCACCCAGTACTACTTCAACCTGGCATGCGACTTCGTCAAAAAGAACAAAAACCGCCCGTTCTTTCTCTACCTTGCCACATCCATGCCGCACTACCCTCTGCATCCCGGTAAGGACTTCCGCGGCAAATCTTCTTCCGGAAGAATCTATGACGATGTCATCGAGGAAATTGATCATTGCATGGGACAACTGCTCGGAACGATCGACAAAGCCGGTATCGGCAGAAACACTCTGGTCATTTTTTCCTCCGACAACGGTCCCTGGCTCATCAAAGGGGATCAGGGAGGCACCGCCCTGCCATTCCGCGACGGCAAAGGCTCCAACTTCGAAGGCGGTGTCCGCGTCCCGGGAATCTTCCGCTGGACGGGCGTCATCTCACCCGGACAAACGAATGATTCCATTGCCAGCGTTCTGGATATTCATCCCACCCTCTGCACGCTGACCAAACAGGAGTTCAAACCCCACGGCCATGCGGACGGACACAGTATAGCTCACATCCTGAATCCCAAATTCGGAGGAAAAACAATCGAAGACGACGATTACGTCCTAATCCAAACCGGTAAGGGAACCAACAAAGCCATGGCCGTCCACTGGAAAAACTGGAAACTCCACAT
This is a stretch of genomic DNA from Akkermansia sp. N21116. It encodes these proteins:
- a CDS encoding tetratricopeptide repeat protein codes for the protein MKRSKYISTLSALTLALMGMTLTESAMAQGGGPPTYQKDAIEAMKKGQWQAALVPIDKCLETYGPRAKSLGFGDEFGWFYFQKGICLMKMKEYDKAIQAFTDCYTKFPGDKNEFLRVSLYRMGECQFLAKKYDEAIVTLEKFLKERRNTGMDARVNAGQIFSIMAQCYFLGSKPSFEKGIDAVSKCVVNRYRGQGISDDYLVNAFLTMVRAGIDQENPQPVVDFLNEYPSIINMGAARVAPYGPELLKLASSAAVRMGDAQDAGKADLALAYARLALDLYGFVPNMGDVKADVAAISKRIEPFKERGGIADTATIYSQKTLDAVTKTYDKLADQKVVLDGYALMGLASSYLNYGSVRAANAIYKILEEQYPMLKERETNLYQLAMTTWTLGDVKRASELVEQHIKEFPNSKYAKVLNTMSLEKLLKEGKYDECIQQAVKVKELNADDPTGKFYILASYCEPVAYFQLKKYKEAVPLFEEFIKKYPDNGSYTQQSLFYLASSLTSLGRWKEAIEADSAYIEKYPDFKDNPFIGNMLYDRAFNNLQLQTKENDALALKDCKTIIDNLPESKVYPLALLLMGNIYSSEPSKMDEANEFYVKSYEAAKKIGNKRCMSEAVYNLVANYAGDGSHHNEELAKKYYDIFWADCDAEKNPFALQTAVAGMGLYKDGKKPEAFEAARKKLADIIVREGQLDSKNLKVEQAVGSYTKFYLDAHKAMGKELTLDQVKEHFYNFPGVSKDDISLKTILRTAVIGVYQDELAQLKPEESEKKAILEGIISAFFKELKNDYKPSDLTPYILLKLGTYIGQTDQPLEALAYYDEILKRNKGYKKEANFGKAIAMGRSSDKGKIDEAVKLMNDELVAERAKPQPDRKSMEEAQMYMVRFQLGKEDYPKAAEEAERYLADKSYNKFKPEVMFNLGIANVKQGKMDQAIAAFLNLVNNYKGMIKWSAPAQEELMKAFWQRNNPRVGFEKQSDRYIAWQNGTNYISVTKPNFMKMSVDERNKWRKVEDLVKKYGADPSVMEEHRDYEARKAAIKASQGK
- a CDS encoding biopolymer transporter ExbD, with product MARHKKMEPAEDEDPKMDISSLIDCCFLLLIYFIVATSIVQERKLDMSMPGNTNSVSTTPNAVEPGLVRVDNNGVIYWGKQDSQVIVDSDPDNHELPTLVDSLTNLKQAAEAVGSKPVVQLFVENGGKHQRVIDVLNALSKAGIKSVALTNVPEDK
- a CDS encoding biopolymer transporter ExbD; amino-acid sequence: MSKLKGMMQPPEEDGQMDMSPMIDMVFLLLIFFVVNATAITVKRDKAVSVPVASNSGELKSANGCIVINVYGESRPDGMSSDILWGDDSGKALPTEGDVREYIHGKAELFKKDNYPLKIYLRGDKVSLFKNARTIIRVAGTEGISDIVFGVLPTHN
- a CDS encoding MotA/TolQ/ExbB proton channel family protein produces the protein MKHLFTMGYRVAAFTSVALASFSMSAFAQDAAEEAATGGVVEKNMLDKWIVDGGWTMIPIILMLAAILFLAVYNIIALRKDKFCPEDLKTTLLQLMAECRVRSAIEVAAGSPTYLGRLVAYALPNVDATRPEDLGRDAVEDAIADFTANESRSLFKWINMLSLCAQISPMLGLFGTVQGMVEAFGVLAATGQADPTQLAGSISVALLTTFWGLINAIIATPFFFFQKNIANSNVAECVGTVQEMVNTSINVVNAEAQLARIPEGLA
- the nth gene encoding endonuclease III, which translates into the protein MNKKDRARIVEEELELSVPDPQIPLKHRDPYTLLVAVLLSAQCTDARVNLVTPELFALAGNPYDMARQSPETVREIIRSCGLSDRKANSIVELSKILVEQYGGNVPDSFEALESLPGVGHKTASVVMEQAFHIPAFPVDTHIFRLARRWGLSKGGTVEKVESDLKKLYPKEKWGRLHLQMVLYGRSFCPARGCRPPCPVCRRLELNG
- a CDS encoding 3D domain-containing protein, which codes for MSLIEKILFCVTACATCLLTSCSSTSGVGLFSSSDSGMMFAKSGNVDKGFVEPLAPSPSAKPSSKYPKMGADRHKMPYYHPNQRTRVVRTTAYTHSERDHVAYGPRNAVGTSLKYTSSVRSAAADWSVYPLGTKFRVKGQPYLYVVDDYGSALVGTGTIDIYQPSKSLMKKWGRRYVEITVVQWGSPESSMEVLAKRRGYRHCRSMYAALQQRNARGLYAKAE
- a CDS encoding uracil-DNA glycosylase, producing MASTFPDLVVSYLKSLENRGIVQIPIDDEARSVLRKWVISARAAKASISPTPAKLPPRPIPDPPPSSNEANDELSDTSRNTISSLRALLTETPQEMPEENNQPNLTIPELAGNSLEENLTALRLIAERWQPARILGTLRETMVFATGNPHTDLMLIGEAPGFQEERLREPFVGPAGEKLNAILKAMGRSRDSIYISNIVKFRPSLPHQTTNNRAPNEREIAYCLPIIAKEIELIRPKVIVALGATAAKGLLGTTSPLSTLRGRFHDFRGVPVRVTYHPSYLLRNEELSERRKVWEDMLAVMELLGMPISDKQREYFRPKQH
- a CDS encoding indole-3-glycerol-phosphate synthase, producing MDYLDTLLEHHKIRLKKLLPLEGKLRAAAILRNEYAGFKTAVDLGEDRLSVVAQLARTLPKSDAGTGSEPIQTVAGRMFEGGIQGISIVTESTLFDGSLVDLSTISRISPVPVLARGIWTHPAEICQAIVSGADAVNLVAGALGQTDLRDLYSLATGLGLDAMVEVHSLEDVEQALDLNADLICINHRNLHTWETDPDLTEFLIDEFPSSTVVLATGGIGTVEDARRLLEAGCNGVIIGETLMRQNIPQDLIAAIRNVRLSSAESTDGN
- a CDS encoding sulfatase-like hydrolase/transferase, translated to MSFLQKLLPLCILGAAIPAMPAMGRAPLDKPNVVIVYLDDSGYGDFEFTGNKNVKTPHLNKMKDEGLFMSHFYSGSPACTASRYALMTGKSPARSGFKRWVITPQDAEYIKPEEQTVPETMKQAGYVTGMIGKWHLGVTNKANGMDTKSLPCAHGFDTYIGIPYSNDMTPTPLIQQPGDSKAYPSAKVLENPVEQDKLTQYYFNLACDFVKKNKNRPFFLYLATSMPHYPLHPGKDFRGKSSSGRIYDDVIEEIDHCMGQLLGTIDKAGIGRNTLVIFSSDNGPWLIKGDQGGTALPFRDGKGSNFEGGVRVPGIFRWTGVISPGQTNDSIASVLDIHPTLCTLTKQEFKPHGHADGHSIAHILNPKFGGKTIEDDDYVLIQTGKGTNKAMAVHWKNWKLHIDTFSQLWGQKKITDHNSPPVKATMDKPLLYDLSTDIAETTNVADKHPEIVEFMKKKIKEFNASLKDEAP